Proteins encoded together in one Oenanthe melanoleuca isolate GR-GAL-2019-014 chromosome 7, OMel1.0, whole genome shotgun sequence window:
- the LOC130255279 gene encoding uncharacterized protein LOC130255279 isoform X2 yields MAGRCLNLSKVFSRKRRRGSRVDPAQEPEEPEQFQPVQDGAAMDRTQEQDPTRGRFRRALKMFWKLVPLRRRKARSGTEGTAEPDSRLTELQAEPDVSPDLPESLRPAQRSRNGSSSRGKLGQPSKYSPCLPQVPAMVKSIHQRVTSQGTLDARLRTDILRLAGEHPADVVLTLLRCAPACDRAAAMIWRAIGTSGPTVEKVLPTLLCVMEDWPLHSMFTSDGDDTDVFVLAATLVLWVMVQLPKGQKAMRMHASEPLFTALLMQDFITSQPMPKEVDKFWRGCQEQHRLPSKPNRLAVQTMKALLTTSTKPWDGWPGMAGRSLREEKEELQVLREALRKTTAFPI; encoded by the exons ATGGCGGGCAGATGTCTCAACCTCTCTAAAGTgttcagcagaaaaagaaggagagGATCGAGAGTGGACCCAGCTCAAGAGCCTGAAGAGCCGGAGCAGTTCCAGCCAGTGCAGGATG GTGCAGCCATGGACCGCACACAAGAGCAGGACCCCACCCGTGGCCGCTTCCGCAGAGCACTGAAG ATGTTCTGGAAGTTGGTGCCCCTTCGACGTAGAAAGGCCAGGAGCGGAacagagggcacagctgagcctgaCTCCAGGCTGACCgagctccaggcagagcctgaTGTCAGCCCAGATTTGCCTGAGTCTTTGAGGCCAGCACAGCGCAGCAGGAATGGAAGCAGTTCTCGAGGGAAGCTTGGACAGCCCTCCAAGTATTCGCCATGCCTCCCCCAGGTGCCAGCCATGGTGAAAAGCATTCACCAGAGAGTGACATCCCAGGGCACTTTAGATGCCAGGCTGCGCACTGACATTCTGAGGCTGGCTGGAGAACACCCTGCTGACGTGGTGCTGACCCTCCTGCGCTGTGCCCCAGCGTGTGACAG agctgctgcaatgATTTGGAGAGCCATAGGCACATCGGGACCAACAGTGGAGAAGGTGCTGCCaactctgctctgtgtgatgGAGGACTGGCCTCTGCACAGCATGTTCACCTCGGATGGGGATGACACCGATGTTTTTGTactggct GCAACTCTGGTGCTCTGGGTGATGGTCCAGCTGCCAAAGGGCCAGAAGGCCATGAGGATGCATGCTTCCGAACCTTTATTTACGGCTCTGCTCATGCAAGATTTCATCACCTCACAGCCGATGCCAAAGGAAGTTGATAAATTCTGGAGAGGGTGCCAGGAGCAACACCGCCTTCCCAGCAAGCCCAACAG gttaGCAGTGCAGACCATGAAGGCTCTGCTGACAACCAGCACTAAGCCGTGGGACGGCTGGCCAG GGATGGCCGGGCGGAGCttgagggaggagaaggaagagctgcaggtgctcagagAGG CCCTGAGGAAGACAACAGCCTTTCCCATATAA
- the LOC130255279 gene encoding uncharacterized protein LOC130255279 isoform X1 — protein MAGRCLNLSKVFSRKRRRGSRVDPAQEPEEPEQFQPVQDGAAMDRTQEQDPTRGRFRRALKMFWKLVPLRRRKARSGTEGTAEPDSRLTELQAEPDVSPDLPESLRPAQRSRNGSSSRGKLGQPSKYSPCLPQVPAMVKSIHQRVTSQGTLDARLRTDILRLAGEHPADVVLTLLRCAPACDRAAAMIWRAIGTSGPTVEKVLPTLLCVMEDWPLHSMFTSDGDDTDVFVLAATLVLWVMVQLPKGQKAMRMHASEPLFTALLMQDFITSQPMPKEVDKFWRGCQEQHRLPSKPNRLAVQTMKALLTTSTKPWDGWPAGRGQEPSGRAPAPGPAVPAEPTGAPARGGRQVYRDGRAELEGGEGRAAGAQRGPEEDNSLSHISTVAQLVFNQIAAELRSPDGPDKAVSLQDLLVPRKRKPPGDQRPAGAPGRADDCHSSCGFSPLPACSLPPVFRPCPSPFFLPSSSLCFASHQ, from the exons ATGGCGGGCAGATGTCTCAACCTCTCTAAAGTgttcagcagaaaaagaaggagagGATCGAGAGTGGACCCAGCTCAAGAGCCTGAAGAGCCGGAGCAGTTCCAGCCAGTGCAGGATG GTGCAGCCATGGACCGCACACAAGAGCAGGACCCCACCCGTGGCCGCTTCCGCAGAGCACTGAAG ATGTTCTGGAAGTTGGTGCCCCTTCGACGTAGAAAGGCCAGGAGCGGAacagagggcacagctgagcctgaCTCCAGGCTGACCgagctccaggcagagcctgaTGTCAGCCCAGATTTGCCTGAGTCTTTGAGGCCAGCACAGCGCAGCAGGAATGGAAGCAGTTCTCGAGGGAAGCTTGGACAGCCCTCCAAGTATTCGCCATGCCTCCCCCAGGTGCCAGCCATGGTGAAAAGCATTCACCAGAGAGTGACATCCCAGGGCACTTTAGATGCCAGGCTGCGCACTGACATTCTGAGGCTGGCTGGAGAACACCCTGCTGACGTGGTGCTGACCCTCCTGCGCTGTGCCCCAGCGTGTGACAG agctgctgcaatgATTTGGAGAGCCATAGGCACATCGGGACCAACAGTGGAGAAGGTGCTGCCaactctgctctgtgtgatgGAGGACTGGCCTCTGCACAGCATGTTCACCTCGGATGGGGATGACACCGATGTTTTTGTactggct GCAACTCTGGTGCTCTGGGTGATGGTCCAGCTGCCAAAGGGCCAGAAGGCCATGAGGATGCATGCTTCCGAACCTTTATTTACGGCTCTGCTCATGCAAGATTTCATCACCTCACAGCCGATGCCAAAGGAAGTTGATAAATTCTGGAGAGGGTGCCAGGAGCAACACCGCCTTCCCAGCAAGCCCAACAG gttaGCAGTGCAGACCATGAAGGCTCTGCTGACAACCAGCACTAAGCCGTGGGACGGCTGGCCAG ctggcagaggacaggagccGAGCGGCCGAGCACCTGCGCCAGGCCCTGCGGTACCTGCGGAGCCCACAGGAGCCCCTGCGAGAGGCGGCCGTCAGGTTTATCG GGATGGCCGGGCGGAGCttgagggaggagaaggaagagctgcaggtgctcagagAGG CCCTGAGGAAGACAACAGCCTTTCCCATATAAGCACAGTAGCTCAACTTGTATTCAACCAAATTGCTGCAGAACTACGTTCACCTGATGGCCCAGACAAAGCTGTGTCCCTTCAAGACCTCCTGGTGCCACGGAAGAGGAAACCACCTGGAGACCAGAGaccagctggagctccaggcagagctgatgATTGTCACAGCTCTTGTGGCTTcagccccctccctgcctgctctctccCTCCAGTATTCAGACCCTGCCCatccccttttttcctccccagctcatccctttgctttgcttcaCATCAATAA